From the Macadamia integrifolia cultivar HAES 741 unplaced genomic scaffold, SCU_Mint_v3 scaffold2805, whole genome shotgun sequence genome, the window CTTCCTATATATCTTTGGAGGAGTCAAAGTTGTTTTCGGTTCATATATTTTTCTTCCGAAATGGTGTTTGGGAATTAGAATTAATcaatttttcccccttttttgctGTCCCTTAAAACATTCAAATCATACATTGTTTTCCAAGTTTTCATCCCTCTCAATCGTATGGTAGGTAGGAGCTCCTTCAAACCTTTGTCTCAAAAGTAGTATATCGTGGAAAAACTAGTCCTTGTTTTTGGAATCAACTTTTTGCAAAGATATAACTGAGTACACAGCTTGAAAACACCTTTCCCTTTTCCCACTTGATGAAAGTTCGTTTCTTCTTATCAATTACCCAATCCtagtgtttgtttttgttttcactATGGCGTCATTCATCTCCCGGAAAAAGATAGAATTGGCGTGAATGCAACTTCTGCTGTATGTTCATAGAATAATTTTCTCATGCTTGTGATTATTTCTTATCCCACAGGGCAGTGATTGACTTCTATAGATATATAAGGTGTGCGTATTTTTCTTATGAGATGCATGGGTTCTGTAGGTTATTAAGGCCGAATTGTAGAGGAAAATAGTAGTTTCTTTAACCATGTTGACTTTGTAAATGTGTAAGTTATTCAAATGTTTATTTCTGTTTTATGTATCACTTACTTTTGTTGATTTCTTCTAAGTTACTCAAGAAGTGTTTCTGTTGATGCAGATTTTTGAAGGCTAGAAAATTTGATCTTGAAAAAACTGTCCAGATGTGGGAAGAAATGCTCAAGTGGAGAAAGGAGTATGGAGTAGAATCTATTGTACAGGTAAATATTCATTCAAAAACTTctttatcttccattttattAGTGAATAATCTTCTATAGTCAGATTTTCCTGCACGCTAATGATGCTGTACTCCTACAAACTATGGTTAGGATTTTGTTTTCGATGAAATTGAAGAGGTTCAACGTTATTACCCTCAAGGTTACCATGGAGTGGACAAAGAGGGAAGGCCTGTTTATATTGAGAGACTTGGCAAAGTTGAGCCTATTAAACTTATGAATGTCACCACAGTAGACCGGTTTTTAAAATACCATGTTCAAGGGTTTGAGAAGACCTTTTCAGAGAAGTTTCCAGCTTGTTCTATTGCTGCGAAAAGGCACATTGACTCGTCAACAACGATTTTGGATGTACAAGGAGTGGTATGTTTTAAGGCTTCTCACTACCGTGATATTTCTATTGCCATGTGGcataatatttcttttttatatctGATTTGTTTGTCTTGGTCAACTGGGCAGAATTGGATGAGTTTCAGCAAGGTTGCACATGATCTGGTTATGCGCATGCAAAAAATTGATGGTGACAACTACCCTGAGGTGGCTGATTCATAAAGAAACATTTCAAAGTTGATAATCATTTCAAATTCTGCTGGATTTCACCGTTTCTGTCACTAATACAAGTTCATCATGTAGACATTGCATCAGATGTTCATTGTTAATGCTGGGAGTGGTTTCAAACTGCTATGGAACACTATAAAAGGTTTTCTTGATCCAAGAACTACCTCAAAGATACATGTAAGAAGACCTTGTCTTACTTCTAGTATCTTCAACTTATGATGGCTTCATAAAACTAACTGAAAGCAAAAATTGACCTGTTTCTCAGGTTTTGGGGAATAAGTACCAGAATAAACTGCTGGAAATTATAGACTcaaggtaaatttttttattagttattaTTACCATCTCAGTAGCTTCTGTTTGGTACATGAGAAAGAACTTTCTAGACTTCTTGCTCCAAGATTCACCCTGTCATTTTCACTCTCAACAGCCAACTGCCAGATTTCCTAGGCGGCTCTTGTTCATGCCCAAACGAAGGAGGGTGCATGAGATCTAATAAGGGACCATGGAATGATCCAGAAATAATTAAGGTATGTTCCTTCTACTCATTATTATTGTTAATTCATAAATTATGACACATGAACAGATGCCTGAAATACTCTGTTTATCACTCATGATCCGAATCAACAGCTGGTACATACTGGAGAAGCTTCATATTTGACAAAAACTAGGAGTATTTTTTATGACGACAATGTCCAAGTTAAATTATATGCCTCTAAGGTAAcatgtgaaataaaaatttggagTTCATACTTTGACTACTTAGCCTTACATTTGTGTTATTAAaccatttctttattttgttacaGATTGTAAGTAATGAAATATCCTCTGCTGAGTCAGGATCAGAAGTTGAAGTCTCATCAACTGGGCTAAGAACTTCTGCCTTCAAACAATTAACAACACTCCATGAAGAAGTGAGTTTTATGTCCCATATTGTTCCCTCGGTACCAGTATGTCTATTTATGTTTGCTACCAGAATGTAGTTATCAAGTGTCAATTATAATGTTATATTCTAATGCTTTTCGATAGACTGTTTTACTTGACCATATTATTCATTTAACGATGACCTAGATTGTACATCTCTGCAACGTAATATCAGCACAGGATAGTTTAGTTTCAGTGGAGAAAGCACTTTGGGGGGGATGTGGGCCTTTTCTTGGATGTTGATATCCAATCAATCAGCAGACTGACCTGTAGCTCTGCATCCTCTTGGTTTGCTACTTGTATTGGTGATCCTTGCGATCTCCTAGCAAGCTTTGTGCTGCAGATGTTGCTGTATTGCCCTTGTGGCGTAGGATGCACTAGTTGGGTTAGTGTAGTGCAAGCAAGGAAGAGCAGAATCACAAATCACGTGCTCAGATGCTGGTCTTTGCCTCATAGTCCATTTGTCACAGGCTGAAAATTTCCTGGCGTTCCTGTTTTTTCTTATGGATTGACTTTTTTTTGTCATTCTTCCCCTATCTTTATGAATAAATATAGATACGAGATTTGGATCCCCTCTTGTGTAAACTTGCATTACTTTGATATTATAATTATGAAATCAGGATATACCATCTTATATGTTCAATTAAGGAGTTTGAGCCATGCCACGGATGAGTCATAACACCATGCAACACTTGTGGCTCCTTATagtattgaaaaaagaaaattttgtttcCTGTTGCCCCACACATATCTGAGAaacttttaggttttttttttgttattgtttaGGTCATACTTGGCTTTTGTGATTTTCTGTGCATGCGAAAATTGTAAATGGGTTACAATTTTTGTTAACTCTTTTCATTATAAATTAATAATTCATATTTGAAACTTGGGGGTTTCCACTGCCCAATCCAAGTTTAGTAATTCAACAAAGCCTTCCCGACTACTTGCACTTAGCTGCAACAACCCTCTTCTACCATTTTCACATGTTTAATAGATGTGATTGAAGATTTTTCATTTCCTGTCAACATGACAAAAGCATACCTTTAATCTGGTTATTTCTAATGTGTAGTGCTTTATTGGAAACTAACAGTTTTTGCACGTATTTGTATAGTGGgacaaattgatttttttttacaaaactaCTGATCCCATGCAAAACTGTAAAAAGCAGTTGGAAGCCTGGTGAATTCTTGAGTACAATCTTGTGATACTGTACATCTCTAATTTCTGCATCCATTTAAAcgaaaaagaaataatagatTCTTCATTGTTGATTCCTACAGTTTTCTCAGGAAAGAATAGAAGACCTTGTAGCCCCACGTAGCCAGGTTGAATCAGTTGGTATCACCACCACCGTAGAAGACGTCAGCTCGACAGGTATGTTAATTTTCATTTAATCAAGAATTTACTCATGTCAATGTTAATTCTTACATTAAACTATGCAACAACTCAACACAGCCTTAtcacaactaaatggggttggctacatggatcctatttCTCCAATCACCTCTATTCAAAACCATACAAGATTCCAGTCCTAAATCTTTCTTTACCAATTCTCCTATGGTTAGTTTAGGCATATTTCTAGCTCTTTTAGCActttcaatttgaaataaatcaTTTCTCTGTACTAGAGCATTTAAAGCCTTcgttgcacatgtccatgccacctcaaacaagtTTCTCCAACTTATCATGAATATGGGGAACTCTTAGGTTTGCTCTAAttttaatttgttcattctttattttatagtTTCTACTTTTACCACTCATCTACTGCAACATCCTCATCAGCCAAACTAAGTTTGTCCCCTAGAGGAATATTGTTTGGTTCCAAGGTCACATCCCTCGTTATTCCTTCACAACTTGGCATGCTCTTTCTAACTGTCTTCCCGCTCAGACTTTCTTAATCCACCGCCATATCCAGGTTTCCCCTACCAGGCTCTGTTGGAATGGTATTGAAAACGttgat encodes:
- the LOC122067279 gene encoding phosphatidylinositol/phosphatidylcholine transfer protein SFH9-like isoform X1 — its product is MPGEGFFIQDDERARKSDYETSEDERRRTRIGSIKKKAMHASTKFSHTLRKRGKRVGDCRLASVSIEDVRDAEEEEAVNAFRQALLKKDLLSARFDDYHTMRRFLKARKFDLEKTVQMWEEMLKWRKEYGVESIVQDFVFDEIEEVQRYYPQGYHGVDKEGRPVYIERLGKVEPIKLMNVTTVDRFLKYHVQGFEKTFSEKFPACSIAAKRHIDSSTTILDVQGVNWMSFSKVAHDLVMRMQKIDGDNYPETLHQMFIVNAGSGFKLLWNTIKGFLDPRTTSKIHVLGNKYQNKLLEIIDSSQLPDFLGGSCSCPNEGGCMRSNKGPWNDPEIIKLVHTGEASYLTKTRSIFYDDNVQVKLYASKIVSNEISSAESGSEVEVSSTGLRTSAFKQLTTLHEEFSQERIEDLVAPRSQVESVGITTTVEDVSSTDDSIDNVTERRPRNFISQLTTLVSQFLLRVLAALHIVHFGFGKIVTVNNAREQLKNQHRPESTNPSSEDQLASRAAREDVIRPCVQRLQCLEALVTELTNKPVKIPPEKDTILLESMNRIKSIEYDLQKTKKALHATASKQVELSEALEILKESNLRSNSCWFKIFQSIPPGS
- the LOC122067279 gene encoding phosphatidylinositol/phosphatidylcholine transfer protein SFH9-like isoform X2; amino-acid sequence: MPGEGFFIQDDERARKSDYETSEDERRRTRIGSIKKKAMHASTKFSHTLRKRGKRVGDCRLASVSIEDVRDAEEEEAVNAFRQALLKKDLLSARFDDYHTMRRFLKARKFDLEKTVQMWEEMLKWRKEYGVESIVQDFVFDEIEEVQRYYPQGYHGVDKEGRPVYIERLGKVEPIKLMNVTTVDRFLKYHVQGFEKTFSEKFPACSIAAKRHIDSSTTILDVQGVNWMSFSKVAHDLVMRMQKIDGDNYPETLHQMFIVNAGSGFKLLWNTIKGFLDPRTTSKIHVLGNKYQNKLLEIIDSSQLPDFLGGSCSCPNEGGCMRSNKGPWNDPEIIKLVHTGEASYLTKTRSIFYDDNVQVKLYASKIVSNEISSAESGSEVEVSSTGLRTSAFKQLTTLHEEERIEDLVAPRSQVESVGITTTVEDVSSTDDSIDNVTERRPRNFISQLTTLVSQFLLRVLAALHIVHFGFGKIVTVNNAREQLKNQHRPESTNPSSEDQLASRAAREDVIRPCVQRLQCLEALVTELTNKPVKIPPEKDTILLESMNRIKSIEYDLQKTKKALHATASKQVELSEALEILKESNLRSNSCWFKIFQSIPPGS